From a region of the Daphnia magna isolate NIES linkage group LG1, ASM2063170v1.1, whole genome shotgun sequence genome:
- the LOC116918162 gene encoding protein dimmed, producing MLQQGTRRVMETADFGGFQPSVMTLCLPSQYHHHNHHHHVSGHGSATGGSDSFRPYGGNPSSSSAAAVAAAADLSLFSPMSDSLKPAHHGHYGGGGAGGSQPSHKLMSIIKSQAGLNSEVERISSSSSLTNVGGSNLNKLRQSTVPPTSSATASSPSRTACSSSSASISHHFNLVVGGKEVGTTGMHPSLSPWFIQQQQQQQQQQKPMGSNKKRRQLSESASGSDDDHYHPDDSGLLLEHHSLSEGETSGGGGGRIGPSHHHPTVMGLTASTGHLGAGMPLNGSTGLVSNNSVGGSSRKNRQGKAVRLSINARERRRMHDLNDALDELRSVIPYAHSPSVRKLSKIATLLLAKNYIMMQANALDELRRVVTYMNQTTGLSIPASVASMMTNPPGSNMQSSGNGSPVGPPATPATNGQTSPPLLPSAESVCLNGMLAAESSNGSSSNSSSFAISGLLNKSSPAPSASAGKAITTNNGQ from the exons ATGCTGCAGCAAGGCACTCGTCGAGTCATGGAGACGGCTGATTTTGGAGGATTCCAGCCATCTGTGATGACTTTGTGTCTGCCCAGTCAGTATCATCATCacaatcatcatcatcatgtGAGTGGTCACGGCAGTGCGACAGGAGGATCCGATTCATTCCGTCCGTACGGTGGCAATCCGTCGTCTTCGTCGGCGGCTGCCGTGGCTGCTGCAGCCGACCTCAGTCTCTTCTCGCCGATGAGCGACAGTCTGAAACCAGCTCATCACGGCCACTACGGCGGAGGAGGGGCTGGAGGCAGTCAGCCGTCGCACAAGCTAATGTCAATCATCAAGAGTCAAGCCGGATTGAATAGCGAGGTGGAAAGAATCTCTTCATCTTCGAGTCTGACCAACGTCGGCGGCTCGAATTTAAACAAGTTGAGACAGTCGACAGTTCCCCCGACTTCTTCCGCAACCGCCTCGTCTCCGAGCCGGACAGCTTGTTCCTCTTCTTCAGCTTCAATTTCGCATCATTTCAATCTGGTTGTTGGCGGCAAAGAAGTCGGCACCACAGGAATGCATCCTTCCCTATCACCGTGGTTTatccagcaacaacaacaacaacaacaacaacagaaaccGATGGGCAGTAACAAGAAGAGGCGCCAGCTGTCCGAATCCGCTTCAG GTAGCGACGATGACCACTACCATCCGGATGATAGCGGTCTGTTACTGGAACATCACAGCCTGTCAGAGGGCGAGACATCCGGTGGAGGTGGCGGAAGGATTGGTCCCTCCCATCATCATCCAACTGTTATGGGTTTAACCGCTTCCACCGGACACTTAGGTGCCGGAATGCCGCTAAACGGAAGCACTGGACTTGTGTCGAACAATTCCGTCGGCGGATCGTCGCGCAAAAATCGGCAAGGCAAAGCTGTCCGGCTAAGCATCAACGCTCGCGAACGGAGACGGATGCACGACTTGAACGACGCGTTGGATGAATTGCGGAGCGTCATCCCGTACGCTCACTCTCCGTCGGTGCGCAAATTATCTAAAATTGCGACGTTACTCCTGGCCAAGAATTACATCATGATGCAAGCGAACGCCCTGGACGAACTGAGAAGAGTCGTCACCTACATGAACCAAACGACGGGACTATCCATCCCGGCTTCCGTCGCGTCCATGATGACTAATCCGCCTGGAAGTAATATGCAATCGAGTGGCAACGGTAGTCCCGTCGGTCCTCCTGCGACGCCCGCAACCAATGGACAAACATCACCGCCATTATTGCCGTCTGCGGAGTCTGTTTGTTTGAACGGAATGCTGGCCGCCGAATCGAGCAACGGCAGCAGCAGTAACAGCAGCAGTTTCGCTATCTCCGGGCTACTCAATAAATCATCGCCCGCGCCATCCGCATCAGCAGGCAAGGCCATCACTACCAACAATGGTCAATAA